One stretch of Coleofasciculaceae cyanobacterium DNA includes these proteins:
- a CDS encoding ATP-dependent Clp protease ATP-binding subunit, with product MFEYFNEKAIKNVVLAQEEARNTGHNLVGTEHILLGVIGEGTSTAAELLANLGIDLDNTRNLAIEVVGKGSGFIPANIPFTPKAKRILEQAFNEARQLKSNFISPEHILLAIIKQTDNMAVKLLTKQNVNLRQLRTDLIKKLGEAEVVAATASKDNPFGFGGGREKTTKLKEFSINLTDLARQGKLDPVVGRYPEIERAVQILGRRTKNNPILVGEPGVGKTAIAEGLAQRIVEGDVSSLLADKEVISLDMGSLLAGTKFRGEFEERLKSIVEEVRAAGNIILVIDEIHTIVGAGAMGGAMDAANMLKPALGRGEIQCLGSTTLDEYRQHIERDAALERRFQKVMVGEPSIEDAIEILQGLRKTYEDFHKVKYSDEAIKTAVIFSERYITDRFLPDKAIDLIDEAGSRTHLNHCLQQGKSQNQVDVPTINPEALTPVVDEEAIARIVAAWTGVPVTKMTETESETLMYLEDNLHERVIGQDEAVRAVSRALRRSRSGLGDRDRPIASLFFSGPTGVGKTELAKALAIQMFGSQDAIIRIDMSEYMESHTVSKLIGSPPGFVGYDEGGQLTEAVRRQPYTIVLFDEIEKAHPDVFNLMLQMLDDGRLTDAQGRTVSFKNTLIIMTSNIGSKVIEKGGSGLGFDFSGDKDDAQYNRIKDLVNQELKNYFRPEFINRLDEIIVFRQLTKPEVRQIAGILLEEISARLEEQREITLGVTSAFEDKVIEEGFDPSYGARPLRRAIMRLLEDSLAEAILSGHVNDGDNALVDIDEAGKTTVTPVKEHVLVETTR from the coding sequence ATGTTTGAATACTTCAATGAAAAAGCCATAAAAAACGTTGTTCTCGCTCAAGAAGAAGCCAGAAACACAGGGCATAATCTTGTGGGTACGGAACACATTTTATTGGGAGTGATTGGAGAGGGAACATCTACAGCAGCAGAATTATTAGCCAACTTGGGTATCGACCTCGATAATACCAGAAATTTAGCAATTGAGGTTGTAGGTAAAGGTTCTGGGTTTATCCCTGCTAATATTCCTTTCACACCCAAAGCTAAAAGAATCCTAGAACAGGCTTTTAATGAAGCGCGTCAGTTGAAAAGTAATTTTATTAGTCCTGAACATATTCTGTTGGCGATCATCAAGCAGACAGACAATATGGCAGTAAAATTATTAACTAAACAGAATGTTAACCTAAGACAGCTGCGAACCGATCTAATCAAAAAATTAGGCGAAGCCGAGGTAGTTGCTGCTACTGCTAGTAAAGATAATCCTTTCGGTTTTGGTGGCGGTAGAGAAAAGACAACTAAGCTTAAAGAATTTAGTATTAATCTAACTGACTTAGCTAGACAAGGCAAACTAGACCCGGTAGTAGGTAGATATCCAGAAATTGAAAGAGCAGTCCAGATCCTAGGTAGACGCACCAAAAATAACCCAATCTTAGTAGGTGAGCCTGGAGTTGGTAAAACCGCGATCGCCGAAGGATTAGCTCAACGTATTGTTGAGGGTGATGTCTCTTCTCTCTTGGCTGATAAAGAAGTAATTAGCCTGGACATGGGTTCGCTGCTTGCAGGAACTAAGTTTAGAGGCGAGTTTGAAGAACGGCTCAAGTCTATTGTCGAAGAAGTTCGCGCTGCGGGTAATATTATCCTGGTGATTGACGAGATTCATACCATCGTTGGCGCAGGTGCAATGGGTGGCGCGATGGATGCTGCTAATATGCTCAAGCCTGCTTTAGGCAGAGGCGAAATTCAATGTCTTGGTAGCACCACTCTAGATGAGTATCGCCAGCATATCGAACGGGATGCAGCACTAGAACGCCGTTTCCAAAAAGTAATGGTGGGTGAACCTTCGATTGAAGATGCAATTGAAATTCTTCAGGGATTACGTAAAACTTACGAAGATTTCCACAAAGTTAAATATAGTGACGAAGCGATTAAAACTGCGGTAATTTTCTCCGAAAGATATATTACAGACCGTTTTTTACCCGATAAGGCAATTGACTTGATCGATGAAGCTGGTTCACGCACTCATCTCAACCACTGTCTACAGCAGGGTAAGTCACAAAATCAGGTAGATGTGCCTACCATTAATCCCGAAGCCTTGACTCCTGTAGTAGATGAAGAAGCGATCGCGCGTATTGTCGCTGCTTGGACTGGAGTACCCGTTACCAAAATGACGGAAACCGAATCAGAAACATTGATGTATCTTGAAGATAATCTTCATGAGCGCGTTATTGGTCAAGATGAAGCTGTTAGAGCCGTTTCTCGCGCCCTACGCCGTTCTCGTTCTGGATTAGGCGATCGCGATCGACCCATCGCTAGTTTGTTCTTTTCTGGTCCTACTGGAGTAGGTAAAACAGAACTTGCCAAAGCATTAGCGATTCAGATGTTTGGCTCACAAGATGCGATTATTCGCATAGATATGTCAGAGTACATGGAATCCCATACTGTATCTAAGCTTATTGGTTCTCCTCCAGGGTTTGTTGGTTATGACGAAGGTGGACAGCTAACCGAAGCTGTACGTCGTCAGCCCTACACCATCGTGTTGTTCGATGAGATCGAAAAAGCTCATCCCGATGTCTTTAACTTGATGTTGCAGATGCTTGATGATGGTCGTCTTACCGATGCTCAAGGACGCACAGTTAGCTTTAAAAACACCCTCATTATTATGACCTCTAATATTGGGTCTAAAGTGATTGAAAAAGGTGGTAGTGGCTTAGGTTTTGACTTCTCTGGCGATAAAGACGATGCGCAATACAACCGCATCAAAGATCTTGTCAATCAAGAATTGAAAAACTATTTCCGTCCTGAGTTTATCAACCGTCTTGATGAAATTATTGTCTTCCGTCAGCTAACCAAACCCGAAGTTAGACAAATTGCTGGTATTTTGCTCGAAGAGATATCTGCCAGACTAGAAGAACAGCGTGAGATTACTCTTGGGGTTACCAGTGCCTTTGAAGACAAGGTAATTGAAGAAGGTTTCGATCCTAGCTATGGTGCAAGACCTCTGCGTCGTGCGATTATGCGACTACTGGAAGACAGCCTAGCTGAAGCAATTCTTTCTGGTCACGTTAATGACGGCGATAATGCCCTAGTTGATATTGACGAAGCTGGTAAGACTACTGTTACTCCAGTCAAAGAACACGTTTTGGTAGAAACAACTCGTTAA
- a CDS encoding class II aldolase/adducin family protein — translation MIDEGYIKYQCNWNRASAIAEAEIVELNQWRTKLYQLGLIGQYDNGIGFGNLSVRLANTSEFIISGTQTGGIANLTAQHYTKVTDYNWQENYVTCQGLIKASSETLTHAAIYVAEPEVNAVVHVHHQKMWRRLLNRFPTTNPVCAYGTPQMAQEIIRLCQQPATQRQKIMVMSGHEEGILSFGKNLTEASEILLAHFLAI, via the coding sequence ATGATTGACGAAGGCTACATTAAATATCAATGTAATTGGAATCGAGCTTCAGCGATCGCTGAGGCGGAAATTGTTGAATTAAATCAATGGCGAACTAAGCTATATCAATTGGGTTTAATCGGTCAATACGACAATGGAATTGGCTTTGGTAATCTCAGTGTTCGTCTTGCCAATACTTCAGAATTCATCATATCAGGAACACAAACAGGGGGAATTGCCAACTTAACGGCGCAGCACTATACAAAAGTTACTGATTATAACTGGCAAGAAAACTACGTCACCTGCCAAGGGTTAATCAAAGCTTCTTCAGAAACATTGACCCATGCTGCTATTTATGTCGCCGAACCTGAAGTAAATGCGGTAGTCCATGTTCATCATCAAAAAATGTGGCGTAGACTGTTAAATCGCTTTCCTACCACTAATCCTGTTTGCGCTTACGGTACACCACAAATGGCACAAGAAATTATTCGATTGTGTCAACAACCAGCAACTCAACGACAAAAAATTATGGTCATGAGTGGACACGAAGAAGGTATTTTAAGCTTTGGCAAAAATTTAACTGAAGCTAGCGAAATCTTACTCGCTCACTTCTTAGCTATTTGA
- a CDS encoding SRPBCC family protein: MEDDKLIARPRLYQKKNRSIMLPVLAAIALLLSIMFSSPVTAKLFDGPVDRLPLEQRVSLKKGELVFLGKAGDYTSRLLIKTSMDNVWQVLTDYENFAKFMPGVVSSELIETNGDRKVFEQINKIKTLVFSIESRVKVATIESYPEQIAFEAVDGDLKAMNGKWMLEPVSPYPSAPFDQVLITHQVMVEPGKTPSDGIFFSIYEDRLQETLKAIKQEVEKRAKQ, translated from the coding sequence ATGGAAGATGACAAATTGATCGCTCGACCTCGACTTTATCAAAAAAAGAATCGTTCCATCATGCTACCTGTGTTGGCAGCGATCGCTCTGCTACTTAGCATTATGTTTAGTTCCCCTGTTACAGCTAAACTGTTTGATGGTCCTGTAGATCGACTTCCTTTGGAACAGAGGGTTTCCCTGAAAAAAGGAGAATTAGTTTTTTTGGGCAAAGCTGGCGACTATACCTCTCGTTTGCTGATTAAAACTTCGATGGACAATGTATGGCAGGTTTTGACCGACTATGAAAATTTTGCTAAATTTATGCCTGGAGTTGTTAGCAGTGAGCTGATTGAAACTAATGGCGATCGCAAAGTATTTGAACAAATTAACAAAATCAAAACTCTAGTTTTCAGTATTGAGTCGAGAGTGAAGGTTGCCACCATCGAATCTTATCCCGAACAGATTGCCTTTGAAGCAGTGGACGGCGATTTAAAAGCCATGAATGGAAAATGGATGTTAGAACCTGTATCACCATATCCTAGTGCGCCTTTCGACCAAGTTTTAATTACCCATCAAGTAATGGTCGAACCTGGTAAAACTCCTAGCGACGGCATTTTTTTTAGTATCTATGAAGATCGTTTACAAGAAACTTTAAAGGCAATTAAGCAGGAGGTTGAGAAACGAGCCAAGCAATAA
- a CDS encoding RNA methyltransferase, which produces MKDIILTSIQNPLIKQVRKLHRAKERLQQNLLLIEGTNLIATACQADYKLDTVFYTERWQQNHQSLYRIIAEKNFTTQPVSSDVLNAIATTVNPDGVVAIATRAKTKPAIVLNRLGIALERLQDPGNLGTILRSAAATEVDGLWLSADSIDIYSPKVLRSSAGQWFRVPVAECQNLPELARQHQQQGVQIIATTSKANKTYWEIDFTRPSLILFGNEGAGLSQELIDLADQQATIPLANEVESLNVGVATALLLYEAKRQLTLTNKQK; this is translated from the coding sequence GTGAAAGATATAATTTTAACTAGTATCCAAAATCCTTTAATTAAACAGGTTCGTAAGCTTCACCGCGCCAAGGAAAGACTTCAGCAAAACCTGTTGTTAATCGAAGGAACTAATTTGATCGCAACAGCTTGTCAAGCGGACTATAAATTAGATACGGTTTTTTACACAGAGCGATGGCAACAAAATCATCAGTCACTGTACCGAATAATTGCTGAAAAAAACTTTACCACTCAACCTGTAAGTTCGGATGTATTAAATGCGATCGCGACTACAGTTAATCCAGATGGAGTAGTCGCGATCGCGACTCGTGCCAAGACAAAACCAGCGATCGTTCTCAACCGCCTGGGAATTGCCTTAGAAAGGCTGCAAGATCCTGGAAATTTAGGCACAATCCTACGTAGTGCAGCAGCAACCGAGGTTGACGGTCTTTGGCTCAGTGCCGATAGCATCGATATTTATAGCCCAAAGGTGCTTCGCTCAAGTGCGGGACAATGGTTTCGAGTGCCTGTTGCTGAGTGCCAAAATTTACCTGAACTAGCTCGACAACATCAGCAGCAGGGAGTACAGATTATTGCTACTACCTCCAAAGCCAACAAAACTTACTGGGAAATAGATTTTACCCGCCCTAGCTTGATTTTATTCGGTAATGAGGGAGCAGGATTATCTCAAGAGTTGATCGATCTGGCAGATCAGCAGGCAACAATTCCTCTAGCAAATGAAGTAGAGTCTTTAAACGTTGGTGTTGCCACCGCTTTGTTACTATACGAAGCCAAAAGACAACTAACGCTAACCAATAAACAAAAATAG
- the murA gene encoding UDP-N-acetylglucosamine 1-carboxyvinyltransferase yields MWGRTSLKGNVKISGAKNSALVLMAGSILCPGNCTLRNVPDLVDIKRMGQILQTLGVKLQREGDVIEIDATNINPKEAPYDVVSQLRASFFVIGPLLTRLGTARVPLPGGCAIGARPVDLHVRGLQAMGANVSIEDGIVHANLVGSRQRLQGANIYLDYPSVGATETILMAATLAKGETKIENAAQEPEIVDLANFCRQMGAEISGAGTNTIKIQGVSKLSSIDYNVIPDRIEAGTFLVAGAITQSEITLSCVIPEHLAPVIAKLNDIGCQVVAEEEEGTVFGGNIKSKRLRIIPGELQGTDIETLPYPGFPTDMQAQFTALLSISQGNSVISETVFENRLRHVAELQRMGTNIRVKGHHAIVQGVSSISGAPVMATDLRASAALVLAGLAAEGKTTVHGLHHLDRGYEDLENKFRALGARLERILPEST; encoded by the coding sequence ATTTGGGGACGCACTTCTCTCAAAGGAAATGTCAAGATTAGTGGAGCAAAAAATTCTGCCCTAGTACTCATGGCTGGGTCAATACTCTGTCCTGGCAACTGTACTTTACGCAACGTGCCTGACTTAGTAGACATCAAGCGTATGGGTCAAATTCTCCAAACTTTGGGTGTTAAGCTTCAACGAGAGGGCGATGTTATAGAAATTGATGCTACTAATATTAATCCCAAAGAAGCTCCTTATGACGTAGTATCTCAATTAAGAGCTAGCTTCTTTGTCATTGGACCACTTTTAACCAGATTAGGGACAGCTCGTGTTCCCCTGCCTGGAGGGTGTGCCATTGGCGCAAGACCAGTCGATCTTCACGTTCGGGGATTGCAGGCAATGGGGGCTAATGTTTCGATCGAAGACGGTATAGTTCATGCGAATTTGGTAGGTAGCAGACAGCGTTTACAAGGAGCTAATATCTATTTAGACTATCCTAGCGTTGGCGCAACAGAAACTATTCTGATGGCAGCTACTCTGGCAAAAGGTGAAACCAAGATTGAAAATGCAGCTCAAGAACCAGAAATAGTCGATTTAGCTAACTTTTGTCGCCAAATGGGAGCAGAAATTAGCGGAGCAGGAACAAACACGATCAAAATTCAAGGGGTCAGCAAACTAAGTTCTATAGACTATAACGTTATTCCCGATCGCATTGAAGCAGGAACGTTTCTAGTCGCAGGAGCAATTACTCAATCCGAAATTACTTTGAGTTGCGTTATTCCCGAACATCTAGCTCCCGTAATTGCCAAGCTAAATGATATTGGCTGTCAGGTAGTAGCAGAGGAGGAAGAAGGTACAGTTTTTGGTGGCAATATCAAGTCAAAGCGTCTGCGAATTATTCCAGGGGAACTACAGGGGACTGATATTGAAACTCTTCCCTATCCTGGCTTTCCTACAGATATGCAGGCTCAGTTTACCGCCCTGTTGAGCATCAGCCAAGGTAACAGCGTAATTAGTGAAACCGTATTTGAAAACCGTCTGCGTCATGTAGCTGAACTACAGCGTATGGGAACTAATATCCGCGTTAAAGGTCATCATGCGATCGTTCAAGGTGTCTCCTCTATCTCTGGCGCGCCAGTCATGGCAACAGATTTAAGAGCCTCTGCTGCTTTAGTATTGGCTGGTTTGGCTGCCGAAGGCAAAACTACCGTCCACGGCTTACATCATTTAGATCGGGGTTATGAAGACTTGGAAAACAAGTTTCGTGCTTTAGGTGCAAGATTAGAGCGTATTCTTCCTGAAAGTACCTAG
- a CDS encoding HlyD family efflux transporter periplasmic adaptor subunit, with translation MKILPKVANFKRHLPSQYKKKSSLNSVPDSDSKQLIARLDSEQQTRDVERLKNLISSYKLELNQKRNLLEKVEIETTTHQLIAQAEVQGQKSAIASAIAETKVASELLAQRKSELTAYSTRQKRVQNLSALEQEKLDQITSELKEHQQRLERLKPLAKAGAISQEAIFQAQQAQRQSQQQLTDNKLQGISNISEQIFQSKQALREMEASITQSQGDLVSGQKEVERLQAELTHKKAERQRIELESQQKAEQLKLEINQTESKIAETKNQLATAQSLLEKRSLRSPVPETVLSFNVINTGKVVQSGETVAEIAPQSSPLVLSAVLPDREASFVEKGMPAQVKFDAYSYQHYGVIPGKVISVSADTTTDEKLGAVYRLKIELKRNYVTNDIKKILFKPG, from the coding sequence ATGAAAATACTGCCAAAGGTAGCTAATTTTAAACGGCATTTACCTAGTCAATATAAGAAGAAAAGCTCTTTAAATTCAGTACCAGATTCAGATTCAAAACAATTAATCGCCAGGTTAGATTCAGAGCAACAGACTAGAGACGTTGAGCGGCTCAAAAATCTCATTTCCTCTTATAAGCTAGAGCTAAATCAAAAACGCAATTTGTTAGAAAAAGTTGAAATAGAGACCACAACTCATCAACTAATTGCCCAAGCTGAAGTACAAGGTCAAAAATCAGCCATAGCTTCAGCGATCGCCGAAACCAAAGTGGCCAGCGAATTATTAGCTCAACGAAAGTCTGAATTAACCGCTTATTCAACCAGACAAAAGCGCGTCCAAAATCTATCGGCATTAGAGCAAGAAAAACTCGACCAAATCACCTCAGAACTAAAAGAGCATCAACAGCGGCTGGAGAGACTCAAACCTCTGGCAAAAGCAGGGGCAATATCCCAAGAAGCTATCTTTCAGGCTCAACAGGCTCAACGACAGAGTCAACAACAACTAACTGACAACAAACTGCAAGGAATTAGTAATATCAGCGAACAGATATTTCAATCCAAACAAGCTCTACGGGAGATGGAAGCAAGTATTACTCAAAGTCAAGGAGACTTGGTTTCAGGGCAAAAAGAAGTTGAGCGACTTCAGGCAGAATTGACGCATAAAAAAGCGGAGAGACAGAGAATTGAGCTTGAGTCGCAACAGAAAGCAGAGCAGCTAAAGCTGGAAATCAATCAAACTGAAAGCAAAATAGCCGAAACCAAAAATCAGCTAGCAACTGCCCAGAGCCTGCTGGAAAAAAGATCTTTAAGATCTCCCGTGCCTGAGACTGTTTTATCTTTCAACGTGATCAATACGGGTAAAGTGGTTCAGTCAGGAGAAACTGTTGCCGAAATCGCGCCTCAAAGCTCTCCGTTAGTGCTTTCGGCTGTCTTGCCCGATCGCGAAGCTAGCTTTGTTGAAAAAGGTATGCCAGCACAGGTCAAGTTTGATGCCTACTCATATCAACATTATGGGGTAATTCCTGGCAAAGTAATTTCTGTCTCGGCAGATACGACAACCGATGAAAAATTGGGTGCAGTATACCGATTAAAAATAGAACTCAAACGCAACTATGTTACTAACGATATCAAGAAAATTTTGTTCAAACCAGGTTAA
- a CDS encoding HetP family heterocyst commitment protein — MYRNFNSANSQLDKVMSDDQFNQIVEAIISGKYSWACLLILRFSGYNPLHYIPYRTYNRLMKLNRESEPQLVRDNTVAHRSQSQSPQTSQKSATKLRDLCCLEEIDRQSQKVKGGERVFSLYAIPNLIWQKFSNN; from the coding sequence ATGTATCGCAATTTTAATTCTGCTAATTCCCAGCTCGACAAGGTAATGAGCGACGATCAGTTCAACCAAATAGTTGAAGCAATTATATCGGGAAAATATTCTTGGGCGTGTCTTTTGATTCTGCGCTTTTCAGGATACAACCCGTTGCACTATATTCCTTATCGAACCTACAACCGACTGATGAAACTTAATCGAGAGTCAGAGCCTCAGTTAGTGAGGGATAATACTGTAGCTCATCGCAGCCAGTCTCAATCGCCTCAAACGTCTCAGAAATCTGCGACCAAGCTCCGAGATCTATGTTGTTTGGAAGAAATCGATCGCCAGTCTCAGAAGGTAAAAGGTGGAGAAAGAGTATTCTCACTCTACGCAATACCCAATTTGATTTGGCAGAAATTTAGCAATAACTAA
- a CDS encoding cysteine peptidase family C39 domain-containing protein has protein sequence MVQSGSSTHSHKPKPDSGYFWLICEGRSRLLSFDVDKQREVSTNLMAEGAIFGGESIWCQIFLPYRVVAASKVKAARIFLAKLSPYFAKLPELDRKWQYMAQQQQKLIFLKTLTQLRSLSSHRIKKLLPHLVATKINAGEYLKSKGQTARFWLRHGQIKDRTIKIGDSWGYLESTNHNWIAQSDLLVYQLPQKNWQIFSELAPELVTAWSKNPDAQFSQTPLAKIKNSNSVSALVNLKTPSLSITHVASPSPDHSSQPQAIDDEVQEVDYPRPIKRRGRWKTYPFIEQQSSSDCGAACIAMISRYWGKRLSINFLREIIGIGRSGASLKSLAKAAESIGYQARPVRASLSRIAEQKQPWIAHWQGDHYVVVYRVKDNKILVADPGKSKFQLSSSEFTSISQANSRFVSSS, from the coding sequence ATGGTTCAGTCAGGTTCCTCGACTCATTCCCACAAACCGAAACCAGACTCTGGCTATTTCTGGCTAATTTGTGAAGGGCGATCGCGATTGTTGAGCTTTGATGTCGATAAACAAAGAGAAGTTTCCACTAATCTAATGGCAGAAGGGGCTATCTTCGGCGGAGAATCTATCTGGTGCCAAATTTTCCTTCCTTACAGGGTAGTAGCTGCTAGTAAAGTTAAAGCTGCGAGAATTTTTTTGGCAAAACTGTCTCCTTATTTTGCAAAACTGCCCGAGCTTGACCGAAAATGGCAGTATATGGCTCAGCAGCAGCAAAAATTAATCTTTTTAAAAACTCTAACGCAACTACGCTCTTTATCTAGCCATCGAATTAAAAAATTGCTGCCTCACCTAGTAGCAACCAAGATTAATGCTGGAGAATATTTGAAATCAAAAGGGCAGACTGCTCGTTTCTGGTTACGGCATGGTCAAATTAAAGACCGAACTATCAAAATAGGAGATTCTTGGGGATATTTAGAGTCGACTAATCATAATTGGATAGCTCAAAGCGATCTGTTGGTCTATCAATTGCCTCAAAAAAATTGGCAAATTTTCTCAGAACTTGCTCCTGAGCTAGTTACTGCTTGGTCAAAAAACCCTGATGCTCAATTCAGCCAAACACCATTAGCCAAAATTAAAAATTCTAATAGTGTCAGCGCTCTAGTGAATCTCAAAACTCCGAGCTTAAGTATTACCCATGTAGCTAGTCCCTCACCAGACCATTCTTCACAGCCTCAAGCCATAGATGATGAGGTTCAAGAAGTCGATTATCCTAGACCGATTAAGCGTCGTGGTCGATGGAAAACCTATCCTTTTATTGAACAGCAAAGTTCCTCTGACTGTGGTGCAGCCTGCATAGCGATGATTAGCCGATACTGGGGCAAGCGTTTGAGCATCAACTTCTTGCGGGAGATAATCGGCATTGGGCGTTCTGGAGCATCCCTGAAAAGTTTAGCTAAAGCAGCAGAAAGCATAGGTTATCAGGCTCGACCTGTAAGAGCCAGTCTGAGTCGTATTGCCGAGCAAAAACAGCCTTGGATTGCCCATTGGCAAGGGGATCATTATGTAGTTGTTTACCGCGTAAAAGACAATAAAATTTTGGTTGCTGATCCAGGGAAAAGCAAGTTTCAACTTTCTAGCTCAGAGTTTACTTCTATTAGTCAAGCTAATTCAAGGTTTGTATCATCCTCTTAG
- a CDS encoding peptidylprolyl isomerase, whose translation MRRQQLEQLGVEARIGSRYVCGYEGKVHRWDYPPDIAAAIFKTPVAIGEIIRPIKTEVGYHLFKIEEYIPAQLTAKIRQEIIDRIFKQWLDSELNYMIHSDRDRSSS comes from the coding sequence TTGCGTCGCCAACAATTAGAACAGTTAGGAGTAGAAGCCAGAATCGGCAGTCGATATGTTTGTGGCTATGAAGGAAAAGTACATCGCTGGGATTATCCCCCAGACATAGCTGCTGCTATATTTAAAACTCCAGTTGCCATCGGCGAAATCATTAGACCAATTAAGACAGAGGTGGGGTATCATTTATTTAAGATTGAGGAGTATATTCCCGCTCAACTAACTGCCAAAATACGTCAAGAGATTATCGATCGCATTTTCAAACAGTGGCTAGATAGTGAATTGAACTACATGATACATAGCGATCGCGATCGCTCCTCATCATAA
- a CDS encoding NAD(P)/FAD-dependent oxidoreductase, with the protein MVETVAIIGAGPSGVLLAHYLLRRGDRYKVDIYERRSDPQTIVFSSSRTFLISLNPRGINALSNIEGLVEIVTGMSVESTGSVFHQTNGKTRFTPRRNPIFILDRTQLTIALLQKSTKTYDQSRLNLYFNHQCTKLDFASKTATFQKNQTAEITINYDLLIGADGAKSIVREKFLSTELFELEQKYIPTDYKSIFLPNSVETSTKTATDELKSGYVHAWRLENGTGVLMVHQLDGSMSGVITFPRDRNSVVTLATAAEVLQFFRQHFPEIGQIISESEAIEFLNRPVSSILTIICSHYHYEDSVLLIGDAAHAMSPSLGQGCNSAMEDAAIVDELLNEYSDNLAMASAKFTERRKSDAHAVVELSDNVFPSFNKKLIIEFIIRQQLAQILHRLFPKYFSPSLLELISGTTIPYSTILSTHRRWISRVKKANRKFLERAFK; encoded by the coding sequence ATGGTTGAGACAGTCGCAATTATCGGTGCAGGGCCCAGTGGAGTACTTTTAGCACACTATTTATTACGTCGTGGCGATCGCTATAAAGTCGATATTTACGAACGTCGTAGCGACCCCCAAACCATTGTCTTTTCAAGCTCAAGAACCTTTTTGATCTCGCTAAATCCAAGAGGAATCAATGCTTTGAGTAACATTGAAGGTTTGGTAGAAATAGTCACAGGAATGAGCGTCGAAAGCACTGGTTCAGTTTTTCATCAAACTAATGGTAAGACAAGATTTACTCCCAGGCGAAATCCCATTTTTATTCTTGACCGCACTCAATTAACGATCGCTTTATTACAAAAGTCAACTAAAACCTACGATCAAAGTCGTCTCAATCTCTATTTTAACCATCAATGTACTAAGCTCGATTTTGCCAGCAAAACAGCAACCTTTCAAAAGAATCAGACAGCAGAAATCACGATTAATTATGACTTATTAATCGGCGCAGATGGAGCGAAATCAATAGTTAGAGAAAAATTTCTTTCGACAGAATTATTTGAGTTGGAGCAAAAATACATTCCCACTGACTACAAATCCATTTTCTTGCCTAATTCCGTGGAAACTTCCACAAAAACTGCTACAGATGAATTGAAATCAGGCTATGTTCACGCTTGGAGGTTAGAAAACGGTACTGGTGTATTGATGGTGCATCAGTTAGATGGCTCGATGAGCGGTGTAATTACCTTTCCTCGCGATCGCAATTCTGTAGTTACCCTTGCCACGGCAGCAGAAGTTTTACAATTCTTTCGGCAACATTTTCCAGAAATCGGTCAAATTATATCGGAATCAGAAGCAATTGAGTTTCTGAATCGACCAGTCTCCAGTATTTTAACCATTATTTGTAGTCACTATCATTACGAGGACAGCGTTTTACTCATTGGAGATGCTGCTCATGCGATGTCTCCATCTCTTGGACAGGGTTGTAATTCAGCTATGGAAGATGCCGCGATCGTTGATGAACTATTGAATGAATATTCAGATAATCTAGCTATGGCGAGCGCAAAATTTACTGAGCGGCGAAAGTCCGATGCTCATGCTGTAGTAGAACTAAGCGACAATGTTTTCCCGTCATTTAACAAAAAACTGATAATCGAGTTTATTATCAGGCAGCAGTTAGCGCAAATATTGCATCGACTCTTTCCCAAATACTTTTCGCCTTCCTTGCTAGAGTTAATCTCTGGAACGACAATTCCTTATTCAACAATTTTGTCTACTCATCGGCGATGGATTTCAAGAGTAAAAAAAGCTAACCGAAAGTTCTTAGAGAGAGCTTTTAAGTAA